In Toxoplasma gondii ME49 chromosome VIII, whole genome shotgun sequence, a single genomic region encodes these proteins:
- a CDS encoding phospholipase, patatin family protein (encoded by transcript TGME49_231370~Predicted trans-membrane domain (TMHMM2.0):211-234), whose translation MRKHAGNNPSGPCVGSPVCDSSAHPLTVLPGACILGRSGHREKRRGFLHRFSFQKRVQEPGRRARKETSKKRRKRVGCLRYSASLRLQQRRPVCGDKRGGRWLRVHACSKLFASASPLAAPFLSVFSALRAASQSSVLSVSASRPLSRRIKFCECLHLPRRRLPGPSPQTTSNKSAEIGGSFSASSRASSTPPTPQRHVHRPRRKVLSQSRFSLFVVFLLISVVLAICYAVAESDRASLSLASLPLAESLPHIFSRSLFTRTPRSIPSFCKVSSSVSTHKLACRVLLNARRPASFRLALKRRGQEWSPFARATSSVCTHGSVPSSSFLFSPFSSSLFCSLSALSSPRSSRHSSWAADPRAALLSEANRYVHGKAGNGRDDSSCSVRAPAALLLASSLALGRPGESYAADPTRKNSPGRRETLSVSSDPLSASRGTSKASRPLALPPAPCAMLSSPCLSPEEVFCAPFPTSSICSEEGDVDTSDEGSGSKPTEETGPAHVRREERRDSLHVDDGEESFAEGSEESKRRDRETAEESDSNEAESGDRRGNAFASDPERKYQVEERGVLLSMSSFSSPSGSALAASSSFSHAFSSLRPPYQPFPSDAPSPYRASSSASSKPAWRTAASGFTPGSRFSFASSAGSSSGRENAAASETSSAGAKFACGSAEQPRTEEENSRDHGAFHRRRTQPGEGRGWPLFSLEDPDSGEDSEGSARVKREGEGEDDQEKNRERGSRRKDDGHDKEEGGCNKQIRESEQKEDQREEVPTRTETDSEERKVTRNTFQEIAASAACSILIRTLLFRGDGLSLAARSQIVQSLFRIAETSVASPVSLEARRRQEPVVLLQMLDEDIFAALLPFLLSNSEQDSVAVAALRSAKDAPASLWRRWMWRQAHEKKDEFCKGKLEVPVSAAAAEEAHAQEKENERQELLEQLRMQQREARRNALLLIHLLAKKVVRAVKTHRRTPALAAALERLKEKREAERDGSVEREQRVRRAKRGEGDYHPQSGKAERRGVEKALEVADGAAETQASPNRKSLVFSLDSPCDTLSTAEEVLGDDASSVVPSSSRLSPVPSMLRLESHHASAFSGWRTGARDEPSGGGTEENRGGQQGDTDTEEGDTEGSERDCEDRRGDTAKSAHRDEACSGGRSGETTSKSAGEETGAELRWTEEARIDADAHAQDTGEGSAFATEGEKERREASEGQGQAREESQEPCERGDTRGDTEVKRSTKPAKASEAVEAETQNGEKDGYESLETESTSNRTDREDSTEKRAEETLGGDEEQQRRRGGWCGSEGGDKDRERRETLGEDGQSSIPDDARETRFGGNGDASQGAENDLVTAVLHLLSASEEAGDEETESREARKEFAANDASPDLPERAAFTADDLEEANGGANSLSGSSRSLHAEAAQGDTAAGVGAAEKDRHAADSFFSRLLGLPRRDKRDASEAGRQATGEAKLDNAWTAVRSCPAQSSTLRASVVSPFLRSSSASTRDGAQEPDEGGSVDDGPRRKEACSSENAEAREKTARLVWIPVLISDSARETEIIRTSLGAADPRGKLLDSLTAWLAERSQRDETRARDGERETEREGWDEQEGDEERVLGETEVDREEAAWSTREDTKEARPTASENAEEGRGRNETTGQAAAHTRLAEERKSRRLLDSLGSEDKGQVPQDKAAADLAEIIHDRSFFVTEGGTIATTQEERRKSGRPGQPRTGDDDKWGLLGVYVPAELATDASTASPSHRASLSSLSSPRCSPPPFSPSPFEIVALFRGPELVRWVSRFVSPSCPLLAGDPSRELEQNRGEKLLRLEGLRLLLAGAQSSHEEVRSGSLDTLLRMLTRRTREIASTADELARTAGTLSAQETPAKRSGDASEKDERTRERTGRTALVDLLVRAVGAAVESRRRRSASGAAEASWDARGEAAGLEMLYELCVLSPDWLHVLQTHTGLYLLLFALSLEFQGAVKLPRKPSPASPLAFAVAPPVLRHARASARLARRLRFVSILRAALGFDLVAPPACLSPSQSPVSPSARAGRRRGLRILCFDGGGTRGVLSLALLKQIMACVGQEVHETFDIICGTSTGGVIAALLGLEKATVSEAERLYDLLIREIFVRDSAAVTGARLVLRQALYNEKGWEGILERAWGRRRMIDFAADPACPKVFCVSTVASPNPTQVMVWRNYNFPVRLVPKAAAQPRGRETPPNGDSGDASEPTAKPEAGRESQREARRLGFVDWWRKLGTKESGAPQPEAAGREARDQDNSRLCRGSAQYSPSQSVFSRFAYFFRPPHTASGSPSRQGRPDSFSPYSCSSPCALPSPSSFLLVPSRGSRHAGSSRILVKDALRATTAAPGFFSGIFWEGQAFSDGALLANNPTAVALAEARGLYGEDVPIDLVVSIGTGKFPSSFSSPSRGDSLHHREEAATPAESDKGDTLPAGWSSLLGLGGWETLLAQLANCATNTEAVHDLLSDLLPQSVYFRFNPDISGDWPIDETRTQRLDVLKCLAERFFLDNAETQRRLAELANRLREGREDTEGDTGRRAASPGQGEEEVSSDDEWEDLGEAAAGGEAGEGIDGREQARHELLASERRHMHAKRGMWNSFLSAILPRKRHLVGDQKDETHTEWGVGERETDRDERESVDMSVERAQRGSHIAEGQQSSRKELHAASDLSTPHASPERHTALDPLTAVPAPSQAVAGAEPTEEIASRSPVLESAPSLPKSLWSWLAGKRRANAGGAGMAMSTSLDDGVKFSFAEKVMDVLSGRSEHQELHRQAFISAKGATERLPQASTRPEALPAQGDMVTLGRVAEAETPGRASETDETEKTGEGEEREEEFLVPPTGVQIVLQTIHTHLEEEVAAAEEARKERRRRHTADQEPGEEAIVTNQESHLREEQAMIHEAATENRRAASSRGSISDV comes from the exons ATGCGGAAACACGCAGGGAATAACCCCAGCGGACCCTGCGTCGGCTCCCCGGTTTGCGACTCTTCTGCACATCCGCTCACCGTTCTCCCGGGTGCATGTATACTTGGTCGAAGTGGGCACCGGGAGAAGCGCCGCGGTTTTTTGCACCGGTTTAGTTTCCAGAAGAGAGTCCAGGAGCCGGGCAGacgagcgaggaaggagacatcgaagaaaaggcgaaagagggTGGGATGTCTGAGATACAGCGCCAGCCTTCGTCTCCAACAAAGACGCCCTGTTTGCGGCGACAAACGAGGCGGTCGATGGCTGCGAGTGCACGCATGTTCCAAGCTCTTTGCCTCCGCGTCCCCGCTGGCTGCTCCCTTCTtgagcgttttctctgcgctTCGTGCTGCCTCACAgtcttccgttctctctgtgtctgcgtcgAGACCCCTGTCGAGGCGCATCAAGTTTTGCGAGTGCCTTCATCTCCCGCGAAGGCGTTTACCTGGGCCTTCTCCCCAGACAACGTCTAATAAGAGTGCCGAAATCGGCGGCTcgttctccgcttcctcccGAGCGTCCTCGACTCCGCCGACGCCTCAGAGACATGTTCACCGTCCGCGTCGAAAGGTTCTATCTCAGAGCCGGTTTAGCCTCTTTGTGGTCTTCCTCTTGATCAGCGTGGTACTCGCAATTTGCTACGCGGTCGCTGAGAGTGACCGCGCGTCCCTCAGTctggcgtctcttcctctcgcagaAAGTCTCCCACACATTTTCAGTCGCTCCCTCTTCACACGCACCCCGCGCAGCATCCCCTCTTTCTGCAaagtctcctcttctgtctccactcacAAACTCGCCTGTCGCGTTCTCTTGAATGCCAGGCGGCCGGCCTCCTTTCGGCTCGCGTTGAAACGCAGGGGACAGGAATGGTCCCCTTTCGCGCGTGCGACTTCTTCCGTATGCACCCATGGGTCcgttccctcctcttcttttctcttttctccgttctcgtcctcgctcttctgctccctctccgccctctcctctccacgttCCTCCCGCCACTCTTCGTGGGCAGCCGACCCCCGCGCGGCCCTCCTCTCTGAGGCGAACCGTTATGTACACGGAAAGGcaggaaacgggagagacgacagCAGTTGCTCAGTTCGCGCGCCGGCAGCTCTGCTTCTTGCCTCTTCGCTCGCACTTGGAAGGCCGGGTGAGTCGTACGCGGCCGACCCCACTCGGAAGAACTCGCctgggagaagagagacgctttctgtgtcttctgacCCACTGTCTGCCTCCCGAGGCACCTCGAAGGCTTCGCggcctctcgcgcttcccCCCGCACCCTGCGCGATGCTCTCGTCgccttgcctctctcccgaAGAAGTCTTCTGTGCGCCTTTTCCGACGTCTTCCAtctgcagcgaagaaggtgaCGTCGACACGAGCGACGAAGGGAGCGGTTCGAAGCCAACTGAGGAGACCGGCCCGGCCCAtgtgagaagagaggaaagaagagacagtctTCACGTCGatgacggagaggaaagtttcgcggaaggaagcgaagaaagtaAAAGAAGAGACCGCGAGACCGCGGAGGAATCCGACTCAAACGAGGCAGAGTCTGGGGATCGCCGAGGGAATGCGTTCGCGTCAGATCCTGAACGAAAGTACCAAGTTGAAGAAAGAGGTGTGTTGCTCAGCATGTCATCTTTCTCCAGTCCTTCCGGGTCGGCTCTcgctgcatcttcttccttctctcacgcgttttcctctctccgtcctccgtATCAGCCGTTCCCCAGCGACGCACCTTCACCTTACCgggcctcctcttctgcctcttcgaaACCTGCCTGGCGAACAGCCGCGAGTGGCTTTACTCCAggttctcgtttctctttcgcttcgtctgctgGCTCGTCGTCGGGCCGCGAGAACGCTGCTGCTTCGGAGACGTCTTCTGCCGGCGCCAAGTTCGCGTGTGGATCTGCAGAGCAACCCaggacagaggaagagaacagccGCGACCACGGCGCCTTTCACAGACGCAGGACGCAACCAGGAGAGGGCCGCGGctggcctctcttctccctggaGGACCCAGATAGCGGCGAGGACAGTGAGGGAAGCGCGAGAGTGAagcgcgagggagaaggagaagacgaccaagagaagaatcgagagagaggatcCCGCCGCAAAGACGACGGGCacgacaaagaggaaggaggctGTAACAAACAGATCCGCGAAAGtgaacagaaggaagaccAGCGGGAAGAAGTCCCCACAAGAACCGAAACCGAttcagaagagagaaaagtcaCGCGGAATACCTTCCAGGAAATCGCTGCTTCAGCGG CATGCAGCATTCTGATTCGAACGCTGCTCTTCCGGGGGGACGGactgtctctcgccgctcGCTCGCAAATCGTCCAGAGTCTTTTTCGGATCGCGGAGACCTCTGTggcttcgcctgtctctctggaagCCCGACGTCGGCAGGAGCCGGTGGTTCTGCTTCAAATGCTCGACGAAGACATATTCGCGgctctcctcccttttcttctctccaatTCGGAGCAGGACtccgtcgccgtcgccgcccTCCGATCTGCCAAGGACGCGCCTGCCTCCCTGTGGCGCCGGTGGatgtggagacaggcgcatgagaagaaagacgagttCTGTAAGGGGAAACTGGAGGTTCCTGTGTCGGCGGCTGCAGCCGAGGAGGCACAtgcacaagaaaaagaaaacgagcgaCAGGAACTGTTGGAgcagctgcgcatgcagcagagagaggcgcgaagaaaTGCTCTACTCCTGATTCACCTGCTCGCGAAGAAGGTGGTGCGAGCAGTCAAGACGCACAGGCGCACCCCGGCGCTGGCGGCGGCTCTCGAGCGTttgaaggagaagcgagaagcagagagagacggctcggtggagagggaacagcgggtgaggagagcgaagagaggcgagggagactATCATCCCCAGTCAGGAAAagccgagagacgcggagTGGAGAAGGCCCTCGAGGTCGCGGACGGAGCTGCTGAAACACAGGCTTCCCCAAACCGCAAGTCTTTGGTCTTTTCTCTAGATTCACCCTGCGACACTCTGTCGACAGCTGAAGAAGTCTTAGGCGATGACGCCTCCAGCGtcgttccctcttcttcgcgtttgtCTCCCGTGCCTTCGATGCTGCGTCTTGAGTCACACCACGCATCAGCCTTCTCAGGTTGGAGAAcgggagcgagagacgaaccgAGTGGAGGcggcacagaagaaaaccgagGCGGTCaacaaggagacacagacacggaagaaggagacacagaaggcaGTGAGAGGGACTgtgaagacaggagaggagatACGGCGAAATCTGCGCACCGAGACGAGGCCTGCAGCGGTGGTCGTAGCGGAGAGACAACATCAAAGAGCGCTGGCGAGGAAACGGGTGCCGAGCTTCGATGGACAGAGGAGGCACGAATCGATGCGGACGCACATGCGCAAGACACAGGGGAGGGAAGCGCCTTTgcgacagagggagagaaggagcggaGGGAGGCCAGCGAAGGACAAGGCCAGGCGCGCGAGGAATCCCAAGAGCCTTGcgagcgcggagacacccgaggcGACACAGAAGTGAAGCGTTCCACGAAGCCAGCGAAGGCTAGCGAGGCAGTCGAAGCTGAGACAcagaacggcgagaaagaTGGATACGAATCGCttgagacagagagcaccTCGAACAGAACGGATCGCGAAgactcgacagagaagcgagcagaGGAAACACTTGGTGGTGACGAAGAACAGCAACGGCGACGCGGTGGATGGtgcggcagcgaaggaggcgacaaGGACAGGGAACGCAGGGAGACGCTTGGAGAAGACGGACAGTCTTCGATTCCAgacgacgcgagagagacgcgtttcGGGGGGAACGGCGACGCCTCTCAAGGAGCAGAGAACGACCTCGTAACCGCCGtcctccatcttctctctgcttctgaagaagcaggcgacgaagagacagaaagcagagaggcacGAAAGGAGTTTGCGGCGAACGACGCTTCGCCTGACCTCCCAGAGAGAGCTGCGTTCACCGCCGATGACCtagaagaagcaaacggcGGCGCCAACTCGCTCTCTggctcctctcgctctttgcatgcagaagcggCGCAGGGCGATACAGCAGCGGGCGTAGGAGCGGCCGAGAAAGATAGGCACGCCGCGGActccttcttttcgcggCTTCTGGGTCTTCccaggagagacaaacgagacGCCAGTGAAGCAGGCAGGCAGGCGACAGGCGAGGCGAAGCTGGACAACGCATGGACTGCCGTTAGGTCTTGTCCTGCCCAGTCTTCTACACTTCGCGCTTCTGTTGTGTCGCCTTTTTTACGGTCCTCTTCGGCTTCCACGAGAGATGGCGCCCAGGAGCCTGATGAGGGGGGAAGCGTGGACGACGGGCCAAGGCGGAAGGAGGCGTGCAGTTCGGAGAACGCGGAGGCcagggagaagacagcgcGCTTGGTCTGGATCCCCGTTCTCATCTCAGACTCCGCTCGCGAAACAGAGATCATCCGAACGTCCCTCGGAGCTGCTGACCCTCGAGGGAAGCTTCTCGACTCGCTGACCGCTTGGCTGGCAGAGCGAAgtcagagagacgaaacgcgagcaagagacggagaaagggagacagaacgagagggGTGGGACGAGCAGGAgggggacgaggagagggTGCTGGGGGAGACGGaggtcgacagagaagaagcagcgtgGAGTACGCGCGAGGACACAAAAGAGGCGAGACCGACTGCGTCCgaaaacgcggaagaaggaagagggagaaacgagacgacGGGCCAGGCTGCCGCTCACACTCGACTtgcggaggagaggaagtcgaggaggCTTCTGGACTCTCTAGGATCGGAAGATAAAGGACAAGTGCCACAAGACAAAGCCGCAGCAGACTTGGCGGAGATTATCCACGaccgttccttcttcgtcactGAAGGCGGCACAATTGCCACgacacaggaagagagaagaaagagtggACGACCTGGCCAACCGCGAACTGGCGACGATGATAAGTGGGGACTCCTAGGCGTCTATGTGCCAGCTGAGCTGGCGACAGATGCCTCCacggcgtctccgtctcaCCGTGCGTCTttgtcgtctctttcttctcctcgctgctctcctccacctttttcgccttccccaTTTGAAATCGTTGCTTTGTTTCGAGGTCCCGAGTTGGTTAGGTGGGTgtcgcgtttcgtctcgccGTCTTGTCCGTTGTTGGCAGGCGATCCTTCGCGGGAGCTGGAGCAGAACCGCGGCGAGAAGCTGTTGCGCCTGGAGggcctgcgtctccttctcgcgggCGCGCAGTCGAGCCACGAGGAGGTCCGGAGTGGATCTCTTGACACCCTTCTGCGCATGCTGACTCGGCGCACCAGAGAGATTGCTTCGACTGCTGACGAGCTTGCGAGGACTGCCGGGACTCTTTCGGCTCAAGAGACACCTGCGAAACGCAGCGGAGACGCcagcgagaaggacgaacgGACGCGGGAGCGGACAGGGCGAACAGCACTCGTGGATCTGCTGGTGAGAGCAGTGGGGGCCGCCGTGGAGAGCCGCCGCCGCAGAAGCGCCTCAGGAGCTGCTGAGGCTTCCTGGGACGCGAGGGGCGAGGCGGCAGGTCTGGAGATGCTCTACGAGTTGTGCGTTCTGTCGCCGGACTGGCTGCATGTTCTGCAAACTCACACGGGTCTGTACCTTCtgcttttcgctctttctttgGAATTCCAAGGCGCAGTCAAACTCCCGCGAAagccttcgcctgcttcgcccctcgccttcgccgtgGCTCCGCCAGTGCTCCGACATGCGCGCGCCTCTGCTCGCCTCGCCAGgcgtcttcgcttcgtctctaTCCTTCGAGCGGCCCTGGGGTTCGACTTGGTCGCGCCACCGGCTtgcttgtctccttcacagtctccagtgtctccgtcggcgCGAGCagggcgacggagaggccTGCGGATTCTGTGTTTTGACGGCGGGGGGACGCGAGGTGTGCTGAGCCTGGCGCTGTTGAAGCAGATCATGGCTTGCGTCGGGCAGGAGGTCCATGAGACGTTCGACATCATCTGCGGAACTTCGACGGGGGGCGTGATCGCGGCGCTTCTGGgcctggagaaggcgactgtGTCGGAGGCGGAGCGCCTGTACGACTTGCTGATTCGCGAGATCTTTGTGCGCGACTCTGCGGCGGTGACCGGTGCGCGCCTGGTCCTCAGACAGGCTCTGTACAACGAGAAAGGGTGGGAGGGCATTCTGGAGAGGGCCTGGGGCCGACGCCGAATGATCGACTTCGCCGCGGATCCTGCATGCCCCAAAGTCTTCTGCGTGAGCACAGTCGCTTCTCCCAATCCCACACAGGTGATGGTCTGGCGAAACTACAACTTTCCTGTGAGGCTCGTGCCGAAGGCAGCGGCACAACCTCGCGGGCGAGAGACCCCaccgaacggagacagcggggaCGCGTCGGAGCCGACCGCGAAGCCAGAGGCAGGCCgcgagagtcagagagaagcaagacgcCTTGGATTCGTGGACTGGTGGCGAAAGCTCGGAACGAAGGAGTCTGGAGCGCCGCAGCCAGAGGCTGCGGGGCGGGAAGCGCGAGACCAAGACAACAGTCGATTGTGCAGAGGTTCAGCTCAATACTCCCCTTCTCagtctgtcttttctcgatTTGCCTACTTCTTTCGACCCCCTCACACGGCCAGCGGGTCTCCAAGCCGGCAAGGGCGACCTgattccttctctccgtattcttgttcttctccgtgtgctcttccttcgccttcttcgtttcttctcgtgcCGTCTCGCGGAAGTCGCCACGCAGGCTCTTCTCGGATTTTGGTGAAGGACGCGTTGCGCGCCACCACGGCTGCGCCAGGCTTTTTCTCAGGGATTTTTTGGGAGGGCCAAGCCTTCTCGGATGGAGCGTTGCTGGCGAACAATCCGACCGCAGTCGCGCTCGCTGAGGCCCGCGGCCTGTACGGCGAAGATGTGCCGATCGACTTGGTCGTGAGCATCGGGACGGGGaagtttccttcttctttttcttccccgtcgcGAGGCGACTCCCTTCACCaccgcgaagaagccgcgacgCCGGCCGAAAGCGACAAAGGAGATACTTTGCCGGCAGGCTGGTCGTCGCTCCTCGGACTCGGCGGCTGGGAGACGCTCCTTGCCCAACTCGCCAACTGTGCGACGAACACAGAGGCGGTTCACGACCTTCTGTCGGATCTGCTCCCACAGTCAGTCTACTTCCGCTTCAACCCAGACATCTCTGGAGACTGGCCAATCGACGAGACGCGGACGCAGAGACTCGACGTCTTGAAGTGCCTCGCGGAGAGATTCTTTCTGGACAACGCCGAGACGCAGCGACGCCTTGCGGAACTCGCGAACAGACTCCGGGAGGGTCGCGAAGACactgaaggagacacagggcgACGTGCAGCAAGTCCAGgacaaggcgaagaagaagtgagcagcgacgacgaaTGGGAGGACCTGGGGGAGGCGGCAGCTGGTGGGGAGGCAGGAGAGGGGATTGACGGCCGAGAGCAAGCGAGACATGAGTTGCtggcgagcgagagaaggcacatgcatgcgaaacGAGGAATGTGGAACAGCTTCCTCTCGGCGATTCTGCCTCGGAAACGCCATTTAGTAGGAGAccagaaagacgagacacacACCGAGTGGGGCGTCggcgaaagggagacagaccgAGATGAACGCGAGAGCGTCGATATGTCTGTGGAGAGAGCACAAAGGGGAAGTCACATCGCTGAGGGTCAACAGAGCTCGAGaaaggaactgcatgcagcttcgGACCTGTCGACCCCACAcgcgtctccagagagacacacggcgCTGGACCCTTTGACAGCTGTCCCAGCGCCTTCGCAGGCAGTTGCTGGAGCCGAGCCAACGGAGGAGATTGCCTCGCGATCTCCGGTCCTGGAGTCAGCGCCAAGTTTACCGAAGTCGTTGTGGTCGTGGCTGGCTGGAAAGCGCCGCGCGAACGCGGGCGGGGCGGGCATGGCCATGTCGACTTCCTTGGACGACGGAGTGAAGTTTTCATTCGCCGAGAAGGTCATGGACGTCCTCTCAGGGCGGTCGGAACACCAAGAGCTACACAGACAGGCTTTCATCTCGGCGAAGGGAGCGACAGAGCGCCTCCCTCAGGCTTCGACGAGGCCGGAGGCTCTGCCTGCGCAGGGGGACATGGTGACCTTGGGGCGGGtggcagaagcggagacgccCGGCCGAGcgtcggagacagacgagacagagaagaccggggaaggagaagaacgcgaagaagagtttCTTGTGCCGCCGACAGGAGTTCAAATCGTCTTGCAAACGATTCACACGCATCTGGAGGAAGAGGTCGCCGCCGCAGAGGAGGCCCGGAAAGAacggcgacgcagacacacGGCCGACCAAGAACCAGGCGAAGAGGCGATTGTCACCAACCAAGAATCACATTTGCGCGAGGAACAGGCGATGATCCACGAGGCAGCGACGGAAAACCGAAGAGCGGCTTCCTCCCGGGGGTCGATAAGCGACGTttag
- the POLR2D gene encoding DNA-directed RNA polymerase II RPB4 (encoded by transcript TGME49_231380~Gene product name based on ToxoDB Community Expert Annotation.), translating into MERKLDPQFMGLGPEFRSAKCLNLCELQLILSDQLRLPNTRSAEAQGLLKASYDYSTRFAKLRTRNVIVDLRNNLEREGDLHQFEIAQLVNLLPKSLDEAKALIPTLNRLPGPRLQRILDLLEMFRVHAA; encoded by the exons ATGGAGCGCAAACTCGACCCACAATTCATGGGACTAGGCCCCG AGTTCCGCTCGGCGAAATGTTTGAACTTATGCGAATTGCAACTGATTCTGAGCGATCAGCTACGTCTGCCGAACACTCGTTCGGCTGAGGCACAGGG TTTGCTGAAGGCGTCCTACGACTACAGCACCCGGTTCGCGAAGCTCAGAACTCGGAACGTCATTGTCGATTTGCGAAA TAATctcgaaagagagggagatcTTCACCAGTTCGAGATCGCCCAGCTGGTAAATCTGCTTCCCAAGTCCCTAGACGAAGCGAAAGCTCTAATTCCTACTCTCAACCGTTTGCCTGGTCCTCGGCTGCAACGCATTCTCGATTTGCTCGAAATGTTTCGCGTTCATGCTGCTTGA
- a CDS encoding hypothetical protein (encoded by transcript TGME49_231390~Predicted trans-membrane domain (TMHMM2.0):34-57), protein MSQPIKDDFDEQYTVCFCQLFSPLQLMAWPSVETSQPRTFRTIERQTKFCLSPAKMPKFRYALFVTALAAALVIGTACFARVVSADNGMVVNEQNLKGTTLQMADGVRNLLEHFHEQHESFETGSASHRELGSVLQLPMYYLEELMAHLERFIASGALQVPFQQTQEIPPAASSPQAADVSPSVAEKKRTRGGNSEVRVFMNVPPLTMLQKICHGYRSICTAEFEDSLFQAISASANDPSFTKDRLKLAGISARNAGVEQIVIITDDGNLRLAELAKQAILDIAKCRTDPSLPICQTATGNHLSFHEIIPKVTSIRAVR, encoded by the exons ATGTCCCAACCAATCAAAGACGATTTTGACGAACAGTACACAGTTTGCTTTTGccagctcttctctccacttcagcTTATGGCCTGGCCTTCAGTCGAAACCAGTCAACCGAGGACGTTTCGAACGATAGAGCGACAGACTAAATTTTGTCTCTCGCCCGCCAAAATGCCAAAGTTTCGCTACGCTTTGTTTGTCACGGCCCTGGCTGCTGCCCTAGTGATTG GTACCGCATGCTTCGCCAGAGTAGTATCGGCTGATAATGGGATGGTGGTGAACGAGCAGAACTTGAAAGGCACTACGCTTCAGATGGCGGACGGAGTCAGGAATCTGCTAGAACACTTCCATGAACAGCATGAAAGTTTCGAAACTGGATCTGCATCGCACAGAGAGTTGGGAAGTGTCCTGCAGTTGCCAATGTACTACCTGGAGGAGCTAATGGCACATCTGGAGCGTTTCATTGCAAGTGGCGCTTTGCAAGTGCCATTTCAGCAGACACAAGAGATTCCACCAGCGGCGTCATCTCCTCAGGCGGCAGATGTGTCGCCCTCAGTCgctgagaagaagcggacacGCGGCGGAAACTCTGAGGTCCGAGTCTTTATGAATGTTCCACCACTAACAATGCTGCAGAAGATCTGTCATGGGTACAGGAGTATCTGCACTGCCGAATTCGAGGACTCTCTATTTCAGGCAATATCCGCTTCTGCAAATGATCCAAGCTTTACAAAGGATCGCCTGAAGCTGGCAGGCATTTCTGCGAGGAACGCTGGTGTTGAGCAAATTGTGATCATAACAGATGATGGCAATCTCCGGCTCGCTGAGCTCGCAAAGCAGGCAATACTCGATATTGCGAAGTGTCGTACTGATCCATCATTGCCGATATGTCAGACTGCTACAGGAAACCATCTTTCATTCCACGAAATCATCCCGAAAGTAACAAGTATTCGCGCAGTACGATGA